A window of Leptotrichia hongkongensis genomic DNA:
AAAGGGGCTGGAAGAAAGGGAATTTGTAAAGGAATATCCGATGATTAATATAAATTTGTATGAAATGAAAATGAAGAAAGTTAAAAAGGCTGTTTTTTTATCATTTTTTACAATATCAATAATTTCGATTCTAGAAGTTCTTTTTCAAAATTTGATAATGTATGGAAAATTGGAATGGGGTTATTATGCAATTCCATCTATTTTAATATTTGATTTAGGATTGTTTGTTTTTTTGGATTCATATAGAATGAGAACAAATCTATTTTTATTGTTAAGTGGATTTACGAGTTATTTTTTATTGCTTGATTTTGGAGATAAAAAGTTGACTTGGAGTATAAAGCGTGGAATTCCTATTGTTATTGCTCTTTATCTTATTAGTCTTGTTTTTTCATATGTCTGGGATAAGCATAAGAGTGACAGATTAAAGATACTAAATTTTTTTATTTTTTTTGTTGGAATATTTCTTTTGATTTTGGAACTGATTATAAGTAAAAAGATGACTTGGAGTATATTTTCATCTATTCCGTTATTTATTTTGAGTATAATGTTAAGATATGCGTATAAGTCTTATAAAGAAGAGTTTAAACGTAGATTACACAGGTGATAGAGTTGTTTTTTTATAGGATTATTATATTAGAAATCTATTAAAAATATAATCTATTAAATATTGAAATCAAAGTAAAGTAAGGTATACTCATATTGAAATTTGAGAAGGGATTCAAAAATTTCAAAAAATGTAATTGTTATAGCCAGATTACTTTAAAATGGATACAGTTTGGGCTATTCTCAAACAGAATTTATATGTTTCATTTTTAGGAGTTTGAGCATATAATAAAAAATAAATTGAAGAAAAGAGAGTGAGTGTTATGAAATCAACAAAAAAAATGATTTTAACAGCTTTAGTTGGAGTTTTAGCTATTAGTTCTATTGGTTTTTCAGCCGCAGCAGCAAAATCTTCAAAAAAAGCATCAAATTTATCAAGAAAGTTTAGTTGCAGCAACAAAGAAGTAACAGTACAAAATCTTTCAACAGACAGAGTAAAATTGACAGATGCAAATGGAAAAGTTTACAATCTGAAATTAACAAAATCTGGTAGTGGAGAAGAATATAAAGGCGGAGGAGTTTCAATTCACATAAAAGGAAATGATGCAGTCTTCACAAAAAATGGAAGCGAAGAAAGCTGCTCTATGACAGCAAGTGACAGTTCAACTAGCAACAATCAAAGTTCTAGTAACAATTTGCTAAGAAAATTTAGCTGTGATGGTTATCAAGACATAACAGTTGAAAATCTTTCAACAGACAAAGTAAAAGTAGCT
This region includes:
- a CDS encoding MliC family protein; the protein is MKSTKKMILTALVGVLAISSIGFSAAAAKSSKKASNLSRKFSCSNKEVTVQNLSTDRVKLTDANGKVYNLKLTKSGSGEEYKGGGVSIHIKGNDAVFTKNGSEESCSMTASDSSTSNNQSSSNNLLRKFSCDGYQDITVENLSTDKVKVADGYGGVHTLSSATSGSGEKYSDGNISIHMKGNDAVYTENGKDKSCTLQNSGHGSINE
- a CDS encoding DUF6320 domain-containing protein, with protein sequence MYCIKCGVELEDGAKRCPLCETPVPEIKGLEEREFVKEYPMININLYEMKMKKVKKAVFLSFFTISIISILEVLFQNLIMYGKLEWGYYAIPSILIFDLGLFVFLDSYRMRTNLFLLLSGFTSYFLLLDFGDKKLTWSIKRGIPIVIALYLISLVFSYVWDKHKSDRLKILNFFIFFVGIFLLILELIISKKMTWSIFSSIPLFILSIMLRYAYKSYKEEFKRRLHR